AGACAAAACACTTTCAAGAATGCAGGAAGAGCGAAAAAAAGATAATCGTATAAAAATTATTCGTTTTCGTCGTAATTTTGGTCAATCTGTCGGATGGCAGGCCGGTTTTGATTATGCGACAGGTGATATTGTGATCACCATGGACGCTGATATGCAAAACGATCCGACGGATATTCCGGCGATGGTAAAAATGGTAGAAGAAGGGGGTTACGACGTCGTTTCCGGTTGGCGTTCGATGCGACAGGATTCTTTTTACATTAAGTTTTTGAGTAAAATTGGGAATTGGTTAAGACGCATCGTGACGGGCGATAAGACGCACGATCACGGTTGCAGTTTGAAGGTTTATAAGAAAGAATGCTTGGACAGCATTGAGTTTTACAGTGATTTGCATCGTCGTTATATTGCCGCCTTACTTACGTGGAAGGGTTTTAAAGTTGGTGAAATGAAGACAACGCATCACGCGAGAAAATATGGTGTCTCAAAATATTCAGTGCGCAAGAAGTGGAAGGGATTATTGGATTTATTGGTAGTAAAGTTTTG
This window of the bacterium genome carries:
- a CDS encoding glycosyltransferase family 2 protein, giving the protein MKYSVVIPAYNEEGNISQLVAKISVVMNQLSPDWELIFIDDGSKDKTLSRMQEERKKDNRIKIIRFRRNFGQSVGWQAGFDYATGDIVITMDADMQNDPTDIPAMVKMVEEGGYDVVSGWRSMRQDSFYIKFLSKIGNWLRRIVTGDKTHDHGCSLKVYKKECLDSIEFYSDLHRRYIAALLTWKGFKVGEMKTTHHARKYGVSKYSVRKKWKGLLDLLVVKFWMQYSTRPIHLFGTLGLAISGSGFLLGGFLTVLWLLRMISLQNRTSPLLAVLLVVIGIQFLMTGFIADTVSMTYYSTKRAYTVELLEGFEKSLE